GCACGATCACCGGGCCGCCGAAGTTCTTCGCCGCCCGCAGTGCCACCTCGACGGCGGCGACGTCGTGCCCGTCCACCGGGCCGACGTACTTGATGCCGAGGTCCTCGAACATCGCCTGCGGGGCAACGGCGTCCTTGATGCCCTTCTTGACCGCGTGCAGCACCTCGTACATCGGCTTGCCGACCAGCGGGGTCGAGCCGAGGGCGTCCTTCACGGCGTCGAGCACCTTCTCGTAGCCGGGGTTCAGCCGCAGCGTCGAGAGGTGGTCGGCGAGGCCGCCGATCGTCGGCGCGTACGACCGGCCGTTGTCGTTGACCACGATGACCAGGGGGTTGCCGGTGGCGGCGATGTTGTTCAGCGCCTCCCAGCACATGCCGCCGGTCAGCGCCCCGTCGCCGACCACGGCCACCACGCTGCGCGACTCGCCCCGCAGCGCGTACGCCTTGGCCAGCCCGTCGGCGTAGGACAGGGCGGTCGAGGCGTGCGAGTTCTCGATGATGTCGTGTTCGCTCTCGGCCTGGTTGGGGTAGCCGGAGAGCCCACCGCGCTGTTTCAGCTGGTCGAAGCCCTCCTGTCGACCAGTGATGATCTTGTGAACGTACGCCTGGTGGCCGGTGTCGAAGAGCAGCCGGTCACGGGGAGAGTCGAAGACCCGGTGCAGGGCGAGGGTGAGCTCCACCACGCCCAGGTTGGGACCGATGTGCCCGCCGGTACGCGACACCTTGGCGATCAGGAAGTCGCGGATCTCGGCGGCAAGGATGTCCAGCTCGCTGGCCGACATCCGCTTGACGTCCTGGGGACTCTGCACCGTGGCCAGCAGCCGGCCGTGGTTGGCCGTGTCCTCGTCAACACTCATGACCGCAGAGTCTATCGGCCCGCGCGCGGCATGCAGCCCAGGCCGCCGAGCCGCGACGGCTGACCGCCAGGTCAGTCCCGCACCCGTAGCCGGCGTGGCGACACGCCCGCCACGCCGCCGCCGGCCGATCCGTGACCGGCCCGGTGCGGTGGCCCGGCGGGCGTCCAGGAGCCGAGCACCGCCGCGCGGGCGGCACCGGTCACCGACGGCAGCGACCCCGGCAGCCCGTGCCAGGACAGCCAGCCCAGCAGCGCGAACGCGTACGCCTCCTTCGCCTGTGCCGGGATGCCCAGCTCGTCGGTGGTCCGCAGCCGCCAACGCCCGGCACCGAGCGCGGCCAACCGCCGCCACAGGCTCCGGTTGCGTACCCCACCACCGGCGGCGACCACCTCCGCCACCCGGTGCCGGTCGCAGGCCTCGGCCACCACCCGGGCGGTCAGCTCGGTCAGCGTGGCGAACACGTCGTCGACCGGCACCGGCGCACCGAGTGCGGCCAACCGCTCGTCGAGGTACCGCCCGTGGAACAGCTCCTTGCCGGTCGACTTCGGCGCCGGCGCGGCGTAGTACGGCTCGGCGAGCAGCCCGGCCAGCAGGGCGGGATGCACCCGGCCGGCCGCCGCGCGGGCACCGTCGCGGTCGCAGGGTGCGTCCAGGAAGCGCCGGGCCGCGGCGTCGAGCAGGGCGTTGGCCGGGCCCACGTCGTACCCGAGCACCGGTGCCCCGGCCGCGACCACGGTGAGGTTGGCGATGCCGCCCAGGTTCAGCGCCGCGCGCGGCGCCTCGTCGCCGGCCAGCAGCAGGGCGTCGAAGGCCGGGACCAGTGGCGCGCCCTGCCCGCCGGCGGCAACGTCCGCCGAGCGCAGGTCACCGAGCACCGGTACGCCCACCCGGGCCGCCACCCGGGCCACCGCGCCCAGTTGCAGGGTGCCCCGGACCCGCCCCTCCTCGACCCAGTGGAAGACGGTCTGCCCGGGCGAGACGACGGCGTCGACGCGGCCACCGGCCAGCTCCACGCCGACCGCCGCGGCGTCGGCGAAGACCTCGCCCAACCGGTTGTCGAGGCGGCACACCGCCCCGATCGTGGTGGCCGCCGGCGGCAGCACCGACCCGATCGCGGCGCGCAGCTCCCGGTCGTGGTCGAGGCCACGGTGACCGAGCGGGCGCAGCCACAGCGTGTCACCGTCGGCGGTGAACTCGGCCGCCACCACGTCCACCCCGTCGTACGAGGTGCCCGACATCAGCCCGACGATCTTCACCACGCCAGGCTAGTGCGTCTCGGGCAGCAGCAATCCGACCAGCTCCACGTGCTGGGTCATCGGGAACAGGTCGTACCCGCGCAGCGCCGCCAGCCGCCAGCCCAGGCCGGCGAAGACCCGCAGGTCCCGGGCGAACGCGGCGGGGTCGCAGGCCACGTACGCCACCGCGCGCGGCCCGGCCGCGACCACGTCGCGCACCACCCGCGCACCGGCCCCGGACCGGGGCGGGTCGAGCACCACCACGTCGACCGGTCCGGTGACCCGGCGCCGGGCCAGCGCGGTCTCCACCCGGGCCGCCACCACCTCGACGGCGGGCAGGTCGCGCAGGTTCTCCCGGGCCGCCGTGACGCCGTCACCGGCCGCCTCGACCAGGGTGACCCTGCCCTCCTCGCCGACCCGGCCGGCCAGCGCGGCGGCGAACAGCCCGGCCCCGCCGTACAGGTCCCAGGCGGTCTCCCCGGGCCGGGGCTCGGTCAGCTCCAGGACCGCGTCGACCAGGACGTCCGCGGCGGCGGGGTGGACCTGCCAGAAGGACGAGGTGGGCAGCGCCCACTCCCGGCCGACGGCCCGCTCCCGGATCCGCTCCGGGCCGCTCACCCGACGGCCCCGGCCGGCCGCCACCGCGGTCACCGCCACGTCCCCGCCGGTGGAGGCGACCGTCTCCACCGCCTCGGCCTCCGGCCAGCTCGCCCCGGCCGAGGTGAGCACCGGCAGATCCTGGATGGCCGGGTGGGCGATCAGGCACCGGTCGACCGGGACCACCTCGTGCGAACGGTGCTTGAGCAACCCGGCCCGGCCCGCCGCGTCCACCGCGTAGCGGACCCGGGAGCGCCAGCCGAGCGGTCCGCCCGGCAGCGGCGCCACCCCGACGCCCAGCGCGTCGCACTGGGCCTCGTTCAGGCCGCCGAGGCGGGTGAGCTGCTCGCGGACGACCGCGGTCTTCCAGCGCAGCTGGGCCTCCGGCGCGACATGCTGCAGGTCGCAGCCGCCGCATCGACCCGGCCGGGCGTACGGGCAGGGTGGGGTGACCCGATCCGGTGCCGCCTCCAGCACGGTGACCGCGTCGGCCCGCACGAAGCCCCGGTGCACCTCGGTCACCTCGGCCAGCACCCGCTCGCCGGGCAGGGCGTGCCGGACGAACACCACCTGACCGTCCACCCGGGCCACGCAGTGCCCGCCCGGTGCGACCGCCGCCACGGTCAGCTCGACCCGCTCGGCCTCTTCCAATCCGCCGCTCATCGCTGCTCCCCGGCCGACGGTGGGCTATCGCCCGGAGCGGGGGCCGTGGGCGGAACGGCCGGCGGCAGGGCGCTGCGCGGCGCCACCCGGGGGCCCCGGACCGGTCCCCGGCTCAGCGTGGCGTCCATCCGGTCGAGGTCCTTGCCGGCCGTGGAGGCGAGCTGCCACGGCACGCTGGTCACCATCACCCCCGGCTCGAACAGCAGGCGGCCCTTCAGCCGCAGCGCGCTCTGGTTGTGCAGCAGGTTCTCCCACCAGCGCCCGACGACGTACTCGGGGATGAAGACGGTGACCACGTCGCGCGGCGCGTCCCGGCGGACGCCCGCCACGTAGTCCAGGATCGGGCGGGTGATCTCCCGGTACGGCGAGTCGATCACGGTCAGCGGGATGGGCACGTCCCGGCGCTCCCAGTCGGCCTGCAACTGCCGGGTGTCGTGATCGTCGACGTTGACGGTCACCGCGGTGAGGGTGTCCGGCCGGGTGGCCTGGGCGTACGCCACCGCCCGCAGGGTCGGTTGGTGCAGCTTGCTGACCAGCACGACCGCGTGGTTGCGGGCCGGCAGCACCGGCCGGCCGTCGTCCGGGGCCAGCTCGACGGCCACCCGGTCGTAGTGCCGGCGGATGGCCAGCATCAGCACGTAGATCAGGCCCATCGCGGCGATGGCGATCCAGGCGCCGAGCAGGAACTTGGTGACCAGCACGATGACCAGCACCGCGCCGGTCATCGCCATGCCGAAGGCGTTGATCGCCCGGGAGCGGACCATCCGGCGGCGCAGCTGCGGATCCCGCTCGGTACGCAGCAGCCGGTTCCAGTGCCGGATCATCCCCGCCTGGGAGAGGGTGAACGAGACGAAGACGCCCACGATGTAGAGCTGGATGAGCTTGGTCACCTCGGCCTGGAAGCCGACGATCAGCACGATCGCGAAGGCGGCCAGGAAGAGGATGCCGTTGGAGAAGGCGAGCCGGTCGCCACGGGTGTGCAGTTGCCGGGGCAGGTAGCGATCCTGGGCGAGGATCGAGCCGAGGACCGGGAAGCCGGTGAAGGCCGTGTTGGCCGCCACGAACAGGATCACGGCGGTCACCCCGACGACCAGGAACAGCAGCACCGAACCGGAGCCGAAGATGGTCTCGCCGAGTTGGGCGACGACGGTCTTCTGCACGTACCCGTCGGGACCGGCGACGATCTGCAGGCCCGGGTCCTCGACGAACTGCAACCCGGTGAGCCGGGCCAGCCAGATGATGCCGATCAGCATGGTCACCGAGACCACACCGAGCATCAGCAGGGTGGTGGCGGCGTTGCGGCTCTTCGGCGCCTGGAACGCCGGCACTCCGTTGGAGATCGCCTCCACACCGGTCAGCGCGGCGCAACCGGAGGAGAAGCTACGCAGCAGCAGGAACGCCATCGCCCACCCGGTGGTGTCGTGCCACTCGGCCGCGATGACCAGGCCGGCGCTGGGTGCCCGCAGCTCCTCACCGAGCACCACGATCCGGACCAGCCCGGTGACGATCATGCCGATGACCACGATCATGAAGCCGTAGGTGGGGATGGCGAACGCGCTGCCCGCCTCCTTGAGCCCGCGCAGGTTGACCGCGGTCAGCAGGACCACGGCGGTGACCGCGATGAGCACCTTGTGGGTCGCCACG
This is a stretch of genomic DNA from Micromonospora sp. WMMD1082. It encodes these proteins:
- a CDS encoding TRAM domain-containing protein — translated: MSGGLEEAERVELTVAAVAPGGHCVARVDGQVVFVRHALPGERVLAEVTEVHRGFVRADAVTVLEAAPDRVTPPCPYARPGRCGGCDLQHVAPEAQLRWKTAVVREQLTRLGGLNEAQCDALGVGVAPLPGGPLGWRSRVRYAVDAAGRAGLLKHRSHEVVPVDRCLIAHPAIQDLPVLTSAGASWPEAEAVETVASTGGDVAVTAVAAGRGRRVSGPERIRERAVGREWALPTSSFWQVHPAAADVLVDAVLELTEPRPGETAWDLYGGAGLFAAALAGRVGEEGRVTLVEAAGDGVTAARENLRDLPAVEVVAARVETALARRRVTGPVDVVVLDPPRSGAGARVVRDVVAAGPRAVAYVACDPAAFARDLRVFAGLGWRLAALRGYDLFPMTQHVELVGLLLPETH
- a CDS encoding anhydro-N-acetylmuramic acid kinase, whose amino-acid sequence is MKIVGLMSGTSYDGVDVVAAEFTADGDTLWLRPLGHRGLDHDRELRAAIGSVLPPAATTIGAVCRLDNRLGEVFADAAAVGVELAGGRVDAVVSPGQTVFHWVEEGRVRGTLQLGAVARVAARVGVPVLGDLRSADVAAGGQGAPLVPAFDALLLAGDEAPRAALNLGGIANLTVVAAGAPVLGYDVGPANALLDAAARRFLDAPCDRDGARAAAGRVHPALLAGLLAEPYYAAPAPKSTGKELFHGRYLDERLAALGAPVPVDDVFATLTELTARVVAEACDRHRVAEVVAAGGGVRNRSLWRRLAALGAGRWRLRTTDELGIPAQAKEAYAFALLGWLSWHGLPGSLPSVTGAARAAVLGSWTPAGPPHRAGHGSAGGGVAGVSPRRLRVRD
- a CDS encoding APC family permease; this encodes MARSTSLLKRLLVGRPFRSDRLKHTLLPKRIALPVFASDALSSVAYAPDEILLMLSIAGASAFVFSPWVALGVVVVMLTVVASYRQNVHAYPSGGGDYEVATVNLGPRAGVGVASALLVDYVLTVAVSVSSGVANLGSVIPFVATHKVLIAVTAVVLLTAVNLRGLKEAGSAFAIPTYGFMIVVIGMIVTGLVRIVVLGEELRAPSAGLVIAAEWHDTTGWAMAFLLLRSFSSGCAALTGVEAISNGVPAFQAPKSRNAATTLLMLGVVSVTMLIGIIWLARLTGLQFVEDPGLQIVAGPDGYVQKTVVAQLGETIFGSGSVLLFLVVGVTAVILFVAANTAFTGFPVLGSILAQDRYLPRQLHTRGDRLAFSNGILFLAAFAIVLIVGFQAEVTKLIQLYIVGVFVSFTLSQAGMIRHWNRLLRTERDPQLRRRMVRSRAINAFGMAMTGAVLVIVLVTKFLLGAWIAIAAMGLIYVLMLAIRRHYDRVAVELAPDDGRPVLPARNHAVVLVSKLHQPTLRAVAYAQATRPDTLTAVTVNVDDHDTRQLQADWERRDVPIPLTVIDSPYREITRPILDYVAGVRRDAPRDVVTVFIPEYVVGRWWENLLHNQSALRLKGRLLFEPGVMVTSVPWQLASTAGKDLDRMDATLSRGPVRGPRVAPRSALPPAVPPTAPAPGDSPPSAGEQR